The genomic DNA TGGCGGTACAACTTGCGGTGCTCGGAGATAATGCTGTCGTAGAAAAGATTCTTGAAGATGAAGTGTGGAGTCAGCTCATGTCCGATTCATCCCTCAGAATCCTTTATGATCGGCTAGGACGGGAAATAGGGCTCCATCACGTTGTGCTGACTTATGAAGGTTCCAACCGTTCAGTCTCTGATCGTACCGAAGAAGAAGCCATGAACCTCATCAGGGAGATCAGGGAGAAGGTTGTCAGCGGGGAGATGAAGTTCTTCGAAGCGGCAAAAGAGTACTCTGAAGATCCTGCACGGTTCAATGATGGTTATGTTGGCCAGATCAAATGGGGAGAGTTCTTTGAGCCCCTCCAAAGTGTCGCCTTTTCTCTAGATGCCGGGGAGATTTCCCATCCAGTCAGATCCAACGTTGGCTATCATATAGTGCGCGTTACCGGCGGAAAGAAGATTTCGCTCCCCGATTACGATGAGATGCTCCCCCAATTGCAGGGGTTCCTGCGCGGCGGCCGCGGACACGAATTCAAGCTTGAACTGGAACGATTTGAATCCAAGTTGCGCAAAATCTATGCTGTCAGATTCAATACAGATCACGTCCAGCAAGCCTACAGGGAACTGATAAAGATCCACGGTGACAGGGAAGGATCGCCCAAAGTAACCGAAATACCTGAGATGACGGCCAATGTGGTTATGTGCGTCGCTGGGGGGGTCCCTGTGGATTTGAACTGGTTTAAGGCACGGATTGTCCGTTTCAGCCCTTTCCTCACTTCTTCCATCATTTCCTCTGAAGAGACCCTTGTTATGAGCCTGGAGCACATCTTATTCCGTTTTCTGGCGCAAAAATACGCCGAAGATAACAGAGATGAGTCTTGGTTTCAAGATGCTGAACGTCTGAAGAAGCGCCGTGAATATGAGCTTCTTATGCAGAAACTGCTCGATGAACTTGGGCGGGATGATTCTGAATCGACACCAAAAGAGCTGCTCGATTCGGTTATTTCGCGCCACGCCATTCGCATCAATGAGGCATTTCTGAAGCAGCCGCGCTGAAGAGGTGGTCTGAGCGTATGCGGAGGTTTGTGCATTAATAGAGAACTCGGAGTTCGATGAAGGCAGGAGAAAGAGAGGTAGTCTTTATTCTGTTTCCTCTCCTCAGATGGAGAATCACCGGCACTATTCGCGGCTGAAGACTGTTCCCAATAGGTCTAGAAGTTTGGCGTGGGCAAATCCCTGACCGAGAAATCTTTCCCCATTTTCGTCTTGGATGATGATTTCGAAATGGAGATGAGCACCCTTCTTTGTCCCTTTAGCTCCATCGCTGGTGCCGCTGTTACCCACCAGGCCCAGTAATTGACCGCGCTTCACACTGTCACCTGCCCGGAGGTCGCCGTTGATCTCCGCAAGATGTGCGTAGATGGAAATAATCCGCTTACCGGGAACGATCTTCAGGCCGTGGTCGAGGAAGATACTCCGGCCGAGGAGAACATGCTCAAAGACGTCCGAAGGGGTTCGCTTGATGGTCGCCGCTTTATCAAGTAGTGATTCACGGAATTCATTGGTGATTTCCTGGTATCCTTGGTCAGCTCGGATAACAATACCGTCAGCCACTGCCCGGCTCTCTTTGCCGTATGGTGCTGGAAAGTCAATTCCGCGGTGAATGCCGCTGCGGTAGGAGCGGGGTGCGTTGGGCAGCAGGTTTGGCCGCTCTGGAACATCAACGCCGGCACAGGGGAGGAGGAACGTACCGGGAGAGAGGTAAGCAAAGTCGTCCCACAGTGGTGCCGATACCGCCATGGGAGCGTGGTCAGTTGCTTCAATCTTCATATATTCACCGAGCAGTTCTTTTGCTAGCAGCGCCAATCGTAAGGAATCTTCAGCAAAAGTCACCGTGATGCTGGTGGCATCGGAGATCATCTCCCGCAATAGGTGGGCGTCAAGCTCTTCGCGGATAACAAGATTGTGCAGGCGCCCGGCTAATTCGCTGCGGAGTGAGTCATTTCCTATGCTCTCGAAATAGTCTTCATAAATAATCCTTTCCCTGGCTGAGGTGACTATTTCGTCCATCTCATCTCCCGGAATAGTAGCGCCGTGAGGAACGGAGATAAGTATATTCTTGCCGTCGTCATCAATTCTGTGGCTCATTTCCGGTGGAGGTAAGGGTTGTTCCTCAGCCGTGGGCGGTGGTGAAGATATCTCTTCAACGACGGGGGGCGGTGTCACCAGATGCGTACACCCCATCAGAATGAACAGCGATGCGATAAACGGAAGTTTCAAAGCTTGTGGGAGATTACTTATTCGGATTAGGTCGAAGAGAGGTGCTCTTTCAATTGAACAAGTGCTTCCTGATATACTGTTGGCGGGCGCCCTTTCTTGACGTCTATCGCCACCTCGTTAAAGATGGATCCGTCTCCGTAATCATCCACGAAGAATTCAGTCGTGAAGTGAATCTCCACCGTGGGGATGTTGATCAGCTTTAGAGTGTCGAGAATGTCGTAGTGCGATTTTGCCCACGGTCCCGGCGTAAACAGCAGTCCATTGGCCCAGTTGCGATTGCGCTGCAAAAACGTGATCGCCTTTGTGGAATCATGCGTCTGAAGATTCTTTAGTGTTACGTTGAGTTCTCTCGCCTTCTCCCTCAGGGATCTATCGATTTTATCCAATGTCACCCGTTCACCGGTCACAGCCGAGCGGACGCCGATGAGGTTCAGGTTTGGACCGTGCAGCACAAGGATGTTCATTAGTTCTCTATGACATTCCTGAAGTAATCCACTGTCTGTTTAAGGCCTTCACTGCGGTCAGTTGTCGCTTCCCAGTTTAACCTTTCTTTTGCCAGGGAAATATCAGGTTGTCGCTGCGTAGGATCGTTCTCAGGCAGGGCTTCAGACGTCACCTCGCTGTCAGAGCCTGTCAACTGAATGATTTCATCAGCCAGTTTCTTGATGGTGATCTCATCAGGATTGCCTAGGTTTACCGGCCCGATTAAATCTTCCTGTTCCATCATGGTGATCAGTCCTTCTACCATATCGTCCACGTAACAGAAGGAGCGGGTCTGGCTACCGTCGCCGTAGATTGAGATTGGTTCGTTCTTCAAAGCGGCCACTATAAAATTGGAAATGACGCGGCCGTCGTCCAGTGCCATGCGCGGGCCGAAGGTGTTGAATATCCTGACCACACGAATATCGAGACCGTGCTGACGGTGGTAATCGAAGAAAAGGGTCTCCGCCGCCCGCTTCCCTTCGTCGTAGCATGCCCGCGGTCCAGTTGGGTTCACGTGTCCCCAGTAGTCCTCTGGCTGAGGGTGAACTTGCGGCATGCCGTAGACTTCCGAGGTGGAGGCCTGCAGGATCCGTGCCTTTGTCCGCTTGGCCAGACCAAGCATATTGATACAGCCGTGGACACTTGTCTTGACGGTCTGAACAGGATCTCTCTGGTAGTGGATGGGACTGGCAGGGCAGGCGAGATTGTAGATCTGATCCACTTCAACGTACAGCGGGAATGTTATATCGTGGCGCAAAAATTCAAAATAATGATGTTCCAGTAGGTGCTCGATGTTTTCCTTCCCGCCTGTGAACAGATTGTCGACACAGAGCACCTCATTGCTGCGCTCCAGAAGTTTTTCGCACAGGTGAGAGCCGATAAAGCCCGCTCCGCCTGTTACCAGGATACTATTCATAGTTTAAGCCTTTTCTCATTCTGATTCTTGATGTTTCAGTGGTTAGAATCGTGTTATCTCTCTGATGTATTATCATTCTGTGGCGGAAGTTACGAAAGCGGAGGTTTTTTAGTAAACATACCAAAATGGTCGCCTCTTACCACTGTAGATGGACTTTTACGCCCCGCAAAATCATCGCCTCTGTAATGCCTGAAAGTACTTTCTCCTGGCCATTATAGCGAATAGTGTATTTATTGACGTAAGATTTACCTGCTTCCTTACCGGTGAAATACGGGACGGTAAATGTGAGGCTTCCCATGGAATCGGCCCGCACAGCCTGCATGTATGGAAACCACCTCTCTCCGGGTGTGTGAACAATTCCAGTAATGGAGGCTGCCTCTCCGGGAGACAGTCCCGACAGTTTAATCCCGGCCCCGGAAACATACTCGAACAGCTTAATCTGCGCTATCTCAGGTCCTGATGTAATCTGCTCATCTTCTGCCTCACTTTCTGCTACCAGGCGGAGTCTGTCGAGGGGCGGGGCGTAGTTCCCCTGTTGATCGGTCACCGCACTGCCGTAGCGCCGGGTCAGACGATAAAGGACTGTGGGATATATCCGCGGGGAGAAGACTATTTCGCTGGCTGATTGTCCGGCAGGGATCTGACCGGCCAGATAGGTCTCCTTCCCTTCGTCCATGAGAAGACTCTGGAATGTCCAGTATAGACCTCTGCATAACACATAGCGCACATTGTACCTGTCGAGAAGTTCGTAGGTACTTTGATTCTCTGTTGCCAGAAAAAACTCAGTCAGCCTCGACAGGTCACTAGCGTGTTCGCCGAAATTGTCTGCCAGTGCGGGGCGGCGTCCGTAGTACTGAATGTAGTGGCCGAGTGACCATTCGGACAACACGCCGTATTCGGCGCTGGAATCGGGAAGGGGATAGTACGAAGTATCAGGGGTGTTTTCATCCAGCCACGTCAGAATAGGGTGAAGCTGAGTAAACGTGTCGTAGGTGATATGTTTGGTGCCAATTGCCTTCAGACACGGTATATAACCTGCCGCGACTAATAAGGGGAATAGAATTGCTATGGCTCTCTTAGGGAGCTTTCGCGATAGCGACATGGCCGCGATGCCGAGTATGATTCCCATATAGAGAGACAGGAAAGGAAGATACCGTATCTGAAGTCCACCCATCACCGCGAATACCGCTGTGGCGATGAACAAAACTCTATGCCCGGAGTCAGTTCTTTTCCAGGAGATAAGCATCAAGACCCACCCAACCGGAATCAGCACGGCTAACCACGACATTTGTAACCCGAGTTGACTGAGTGCGTCGGCAG from Candidatus Neomarinimicrobiota bacterium includes the following:
- a CDS encoding type II 3-dehydroquinate dehydratase yields the protein MNILVLHGPNLNLIGVRSAVTGERVTLDKIDRSLREKARELNVTLKNLQTHDSTKAITFLQRNRNWANGLLFTPGPWAKSHYDILDTLKLINIPTVEIHFTTEFFVDDYGDGSIFNEVAIDVKKGRPPTVYQEALVQLKEHLSST
- a CDS encoding peptidylprolyl isomerase; this translates as MRRYKDFVRIFSLSVVTTFFACTPRMGEKDVVSVDRQVFSAAEFFTEESETEFGAFPDSSRREAVARFAKRRIIFLESKKRGIPLKEAVAVQLAVLGDNAVVEKILEDEVWSQLMSDSSLRILYDRLGREIGLHHVVLTYEGSNRSVSDRTEEEAMNLIREIREKVVSGEMKFFEAAKEYSEDPARFNDGYVGQIKWGEFFEPLQSVAFSLDAGEISHPVRSNVGYHIVRVTGGKKISLPDYDEMLPQLQGFLRGGRGHEFKLELERFESKLRKIYAVRFNTDHVQQAYRELIKIHGDREGSPKVTEIPEMTANVVMCVAGGVPVDLNWFKARIVRFSPFLTSSIISSEETLVMSLEHILFRFLAQKYAEDNRDESWFQDAERLKKRREYELLMQKLLDELGRDDSESTPKELLDSVISRHAIRINEAFLKQPR
- a CDS encoding M23 family metallopeptidase, encoding MKLPFIASLFILMGCTHLVTPPPVVEEISSPPPTAEEQPLPPPEMSHRIDDDGKNILISVPHGATIPGDEMDEIVTSARERIIYEDYFESIGNDSLRSELAGRLHNLVIREELDAHLLREMISDATSITVTFAEDSLRLALLAKELLGEYMKIEATDHAPMAVSAPLWDDFAYLSPGTFLLPCAGVDVPERPNLLPNAPRSYRSGIHRGIDFPAPYGKESRAVADGIVIRADQGYQEITNEFRESLLDKAATIKRTPSDVFEHVLLGRSIFLDHGLKIVPGKRIISIYAHLAEINGDLRAGDSVKRGQLLGLVGNSGTSDGAKGTKKGAHLHFEIIIQDENGERFLGQGFAHAKLLDLLGTVFSRE
- a CDS encoding SDR family oxidoreductase; amino-acid sequence: MNSILVTGGAGFIGSHLCEKLLERSNEVLCVDNLFTGGKENIEHLLEHHYFEFLRHDITFPLYVEVDQIYNLACPASPIHYQRDPVQTVKTSVHGCINMLGLAKRTKARILQASTSEVYGMPQVHPQPEDYWGHVNPTGPRACYDEGKRAAETLFFDYHRQHGLDIRVVRIFNTFGPRMALDDGRVISNFIVAALKNEPISIYGDGSQTRSFCYVDDMVEGLITMMEQEDLIGPVNLGNPDEITIKKLADEIIQLTGSDSEVTSEALPENDPTQRQPDISLAKERLNWEATTDRSEGLKQTVDYFRNVIEN